A region from the Aegilops tauschii subsp. strangulata cultivar AL8/78 chromosome 5, Aet v6.0, whole genome shotgun sequence genome encodes:
- the LOC109772587 gene encoding probable carbohydrate esterase At4g34215 isoform X2, whose translation MLPFLCFLVASAAALRHHHAAADVPPSNKLIFILAGQSNMAGRGGVTGTHWDGVVPPDCAPSASVLRLSPSLRWEQAHEPLHQGIDGNRTCGVGPGMSFANAVLRSGGARGAAVGLVPCAVGGTRMAEWGKGSELYADMVRRARVAVETGGRIGAVLWYQGESDTVRWADASEYARRMGALVRDLRQDLAMPHLLLIQVGLASGLGQYTEVVREAQKGLKLRNVRFVDAMGLPFQDGHLHLNTQAQVQLGHRLAQSYLTYGHAHPLRTPTPWWLQVTTLACCFIILWREPYTSVLI comes from the exons ATGCTCCCTTTCCTCTGCTTCCTCGTCGCCTCCGCCGCAGCGCTGCGGCACCACCACGCGGCGGCCGACGTGCCCCCGTCCAACAAGCTCATCTTCATCCTCGCCGGCCAGTCCAACATGGCCGGCCGCGGCGGGGTGACGGGGACGCACTGGGACGGCGTGGTGCCGCCGGACTGCGCGCCCTCGGCCTCCGTCCTCCGCCTCTCCCCCTCGTTGCGGTGGGAGCAGGCGCATGAGCCGCTGCACCAGGGCATCGACGGCAACCGCACCTGCGGGGTCGGCCCCGGGATGTCCTTCGCCAACGCCGTGCTCCGCTCCGGCGGGGCGCGCGGCGCCGCCGTCGGCCTCGTGCCCTGCGCCGTCGGGGGCACGCGGATGGCCGAGTGGGGCAAGGGGTCGGAGCTGTACGCGGACATGGTGCGGCGGGCCAGGGTCGCCGTGGAGACCGGCGGCCGGATCGGGGCCGTGCTGTGGTACCAGGGCGAGAGCGACACCGTGCGCTGGGCCGACGCCAGCGAGTACGCGCGCCGCATGGGCGCCCTCGTCCGCGACCTCCGGCAGGACCTCGCCATGCCCCACCTCCTCCTCATCCAG GTTGGGCTGGCATCAGGGCTTGGGCAGTACACCGAAGTCGTAAGGGAAGCTCAGAAGGGCTTAAAACTTCGGAACGTGAGGTTTGTCGACGCAATGGGGTTGCCGTTCCAAGACGGCCATCTGCATCTTAACACCCAGGCTCAGGTCCAGCTGGGACATAGGCTGGCTCAGTCCTATTTGACTTATG GGCATGCACATCCTCTTCGAACACCCACACCATGGTGGCTGCAAGTTACTACCTTGGCTTGTTGCTTCATCATTCTTTGGAGGGAGCCATACACATCTGTGCTTATATAA
- the LOC109772587 gene encoding probable carbohydrate esterase At4g34215 isoform X1, whose protein sequence is MLPFLCFLVASAAALRHHHAAADVPPSNKLIFILAGQSNMAGRGGVTGTHWDGVVPPDCAPSASVLRLSPSLRWEQAHEPLHQGIDGNRTCGVGPGMSFANAVLRSGGARGAAVGLVPCAVGGTRMAEWGKGSELYADMVRRARVAVETGGRIGAVLWYQGESDTVRWADASEYARRMGALVRDLRQDLAMPHLLLIQVGLASGLGQYTEVVREAQKGLKLRNVRFVDAMGLPFQDGHLHLNTQAQVQLGHRLAQSYLTYGTFKH, encoded by the exons ATGCTCCCTTTCCTCTGCTTCCTCGTCGCCTCCGCCGCAGCGCTGCGGCACCACCACGCGGCGGCCGACGTGCCCCCGTCCAACAAGCTCATCTTCATCCTCGCCGGCCAGTCCAACATGGCCGGCCGCGGCGGGGTGACGGGGACGCACTGGGACGGCGTGGTGCCGCCGGACTGCGCGCCCTCGGCCTCCGTCCTCCGCCTCTCCCCCTCGTTGCGGTGGGAGCAGGCGCATGAGCCGCTGCACCAGGGCATCGACGGCAACCGCACCTGCGGGGTCGGCCCCGGGATGTCCTTCGCCAACGCCGTGCTCCGCTCCGGCGGGGCGCGCGGCGCCGCCGTCGGCCTCGTGCCCTGCGCCGTCGGGGGCACGCGGATGGCCGAGTGGGGCAAGGGGTCGGAGCTGTACGCGGACATGGTGCGGCGGGCCAGGGTCGCCGTGGAGACCGGCGGCCGGATCGGGGCCGTGCTGTGGTACCAGGGCGAGAGCGACACCGTGCGCTGGGCCGACGCCAGCGAGTACGCGCGCCGCATGGGCGCCCTCGTCCGCGACCTCCGGCAGGACCTCGCCATGCCCCACCTCCTCCTCATCCAG GTTGGGCTGGCATCAGGGCTTGGGCAGTACACCGAAGTCGTAAGGGAAGCTCAGAAGGGCTTAAAACTTCGGAACGTGAGGTTTGTCGACGCAATGGGGTTGCCGTTCCAAGACGGCCATCTGCATCTTAACACCCAGGCTCAGGTCCAGCTGGGACATAGGCTGGCTCAGTCCTATTTGACTTATGGTACATTCAAACACTAG